One genomic window of Canis aureus isolate CA01 chromosome 15, VMU_Caureus_v.1.0, whole genome shotgun sequence includes the following:
- the INTS10 gene encoding integrator complex subunit 10 isoform X9: MLGPGALRNQYEMYTIERNAERTATAGRLLYDMFVNFPDQPVVWREISIITSALRNDSQDKQTQFLRSLFETLPGRVQCEMLLKVTEQCFNTLERSEMLLLLLRRFPETVVQHGVGLGEALLEAETIEEQESPVNCFRKLFVCDVLPLIINNHDVRLPANLLYKYLNKAAEFYINYVTRSTQIESQHQGTQEASDLMSPSKRSSQKYIIEGLTEKSSQIVDPWERLFKILNVVGMRCEWQMDKGRRSYGDILHRMKDLCRYMNNFDNEAHAKYKNQVVYSTMLVFFKNAFQYVNSIQPSLFQGPNAPSQVPLVLLEDVSNVYGDVEIDRNKHIHKKRKLAEGREKTMQSSDDEDCSAKGRNRHIIVNKAELANSIEVLDSFKLARESWELLYSLEFLDKEFTRICLAWKTDTWLWLRIFLTDMIIYQMTCEKVLDLMCYMVLPIQDGSKSQEEPSKIKPKFRKGSDLKLLPCTSKAIMPYCLHLMLACFKLRAFTDSRDDMALGHVIVLLQQEWPRGENLFLKAVNKICQQGNFQYENFFNYVTNIDMLEEFAYLRTQEGGKIHLELLPNQGMLIKPSSPPMGLLQQEFLPVLQPSIQTADRHHTVTRGITKGVKEDFRLAMERQVSRCGENLMVVLHRFCINEKILLLQTLA, translated from the exons ATGCTAGGCCCCGGGGCCCTGCGTAACCAG TACGAGATGTACACCATCGAGCGGAACGCCGAGAGGACTGCCACCGCCGGGAGATTGCTCTACGACAT gtttGTGAATTTCCCTGACCAGCCAGTGGTATGGAGAGAAATCAGCATTATTACATCAGCACTGAGGAACGATTCACAGGATAAACAAACCCAATTTTTAAGAA GTTTATTTGAAACTCTCCCTGGTCGAGTACAGTGCGAAATGTTACTAAAGGTTACGGAACAATGCTTCAACACATTGGAACGATCAGAAATGTTGCTTCTACTTTTGAGACGCTTCCCTGAAACAGTGGTGCAGCATGGG GTGGGCCTTGGGGAAGCATTATTAGAGGCTGAAACTATTGAAGAACAAGAATCTCCTGTTAACTGCTTTAGAAAATTATTTg TTTGTGATGTCCTTCCTCTAATAATTAACAACCATGATGTTCGATTGCCTGCCAATTTATTATATAAGTACTTAAACAAAGCAGCTGAATTTTATATCAATTATGTCACTAGGTCTACTCAAATAGAGAGTCAGCATCAAG GTACCCAGGAAGCATCTGATTTAATGTCACCTAGCAAACGGAGCTCTCAGAAGTATATAATAGAAGGGCTGACTGAAAAATCGTCCCAGATTGTGGACCCTTGGGAGaggttgtttaagattttaaatgttgTTGGAATGCGATGTGAATGGCAGATGGACAAAGGAAGACG AAGCTATGGTGATATTTTACACAGAATGAAGGATCTCTGCAGATACATGAACAATTTTGATAACGAAGCTCATGCAAAGTATAAAAACCAAGTGGTTTATTCCACTATGTTGGTCTTCTTTAAGAATGCATTCCAGTATGTCAACAGCATACAACCATCTCTATTCCAAG GTCCTAATGCCCCAAGCCAAGTGCCACTGGTTCTTCTTGAGGATGTGTCAAATGTGTATGGTGATGTAGAAATTGATCGTaacaaacatatacataaaaagaggaaactagctgagggaagagagaaaaccaTG CAGAGTTCAGACGACGAAGACTGTTCGGCAAAAGGCAGGAATCGTCACATCATAGTCAATAAAGCTGAGCTTGCTAACTCCATCGAAGTGCTGGATAGCTTTAAGCTAGCCAGGGAGAGCTGGGAGTTGCTCTACTCTCTGGAATTCCTTGACAAGG AATTTACAAGAATTTGTTTGGCATGGAAGACAGATACTTGGCTTTGGTTAAGAATCTTCCTCACCGATATGATCATCTATCAG ATGACATGTGAAAAAGTCCTTGATTTGATGTGCTACATGGTACTCCCCATTCAAGATGGAAGCAAATCACAAGAAGAACCCTCAAAAATAAAGCCCAAATTTAGAAAAG GTTCAGATCTGAAGCTGCTGCCTTGTACCAGCAAGGCTATCATGCCGTACTGCCTGCACTTAATGCTGGCTTGTTTTAAG CTCCGAGCTTTCACAGACAGCAGGGACGACATGGCCCTGGGGCATGTGATTGTCTTGCTTCAGCAAGAGTGGCCGCGGGGAGAGAATCTTTTCTTGAAAGCCGTCAATAAGATTTGCCAACAAGGAAATTTTCAATATGAGAATTTTTTCAATTATGTTACAA ATATCGATATGCTGGAGGAATTCGCCTACTTAAGAACTCAGGAAGGTGGGAAAATTCATCTGGAATTGCTACCCAATCAAGGAATGCTGATCAA GCCTTCTAGCCCTCCCATGGGGTTACTGCAGCAGGAATTCTTACCTGTGCTTCAGCCCAGCATACAGACTGCTGACAG
- the INTS10 gene encoding integrator complex subunit 10 isoform X1 gives MLGPGALRNQYEMYTIERNAERTATAGRLLYDMFVNFPDQPVVWREISIITSALRNDSQDKQTQFLRSLFETLPGRVQCEMLLKVTEQCFNTLERSEMLLLLLRRFPETVVQHGVGLGEALLEAETIEEQESPVNCFRKLFVCDVLPLIINNHDVRLPANLLYKYLNKAAEFYINYVTRSTQIESQHQGTQEASDLMSPSKRSSQKYIIEGLTEKSSQIVDPWERLFKILNVVGMRCEWQMDKGRRSYGDILHRMKDLCRYMNNFDNEAHAKYKNQVVYSTMLVFFKNAFQYVNSIQPSLFQGPNAPSQVPLVLLEDVSNVYGDVEIDRNKHIHKKRKLAEGREKTMQSSDDEDCSAKGRNRHIIVNKAELANSIEVLDSFKLARESWELLYSLEFLDKEFTRICLAWKTDTWLWLRIFLTDMIIYQGQYKKAIASLHHLAALQGSLPQPQITGQGTLEHQRALIQLATCHFALGEYRMTCEKVLDLMCYMVLPIQDGSKSQEEPSKIKPKFRKGSDLKLLPCTSKAIMPYCLHLMLACFKLRAFTDSRDDMALGHVIVLLQQEWPRGENLFLKAVNKICQQGNFQYENFFNYVTNIDMLEEFAYLRTQEGGKIHLELLPNQGMLIKPSSPPMGLLQQEFLPVLQPSIQTADRHHTVTRGITKGVKEDFRLAMERQVSRCGENLMVVLHRFCINEKILLLQTLA, from the exons ATGCTAGGCCCCGGGGCCCTGCGTAACCAG TACGAGATGTACACCATCGAGCGGAACGCCGAGAGGACTGCCACCGCCGGGAGATTGCTCTACGACAT gtttGTGAATTTCCCTGACCAGCCAGTGGTATGGAGAGAAATCAGCATTATTACATCAGCACTGAGGAACGATTCACAGGATAAACAAACCCAATTTTTAAGAA GTTTATTTGAAACTCTCCCTGGTCGAGTACAGTGCGAAATGTTACTAAAGGTTACGGAACAATGCTTCAACACATTGGAACGATCAGAAATGTTGCTTCTACTTTTGAGACGCTTCCCTGAAACAGTGGTGCAGCATGGG GTGGGCCTTGGGGAAGCATTATTAGAGGCTGAAACTATTGAAGAACAAGAATCTCCTGTTAACTGCTTTAGAAAATTATTTg TTTGTGATGTCCTTCCTCTAATAATTAACAACCATGATGTTCGATTGCCTGCCAATTTATTATATAAGTACTTAAACAAAGCAGCTGAATTTTATATCAATTATGTCACTAGGTCTACTCAAATAGAGAGTCAGCATCAAG GTACCCAGGAAGCATCTGATTTAATGTCACCTAGCAAACGGAGCTCTCAGAAGTATATAATAGAAGGGCTGACTGAAAAATCGTCCCAGATTGTGGACCCTTGGGAGaggttgtttaagattttaaatgttgTTGGAATGCGATGTGAATGGCAGATGGACAAAGGAAGACG AAGCTATGGTGATATTTTACACAGAATGAAGGATCTCTGCAGATACATGAACAATTTTGATAACGAAGCTCATGCAAAGTATAAAAACCAAGTGGTTTATTCCACTATGTTGGTCTTCTTTAAGAATGCATTCCAGTATGTCAACAGCATACAACCATCTCTATTCCAAG GTCCTAATGCCCCAAGCCAAGTGCCACTGGTTCTTCTTGAGGATGTGTCAAATGTGTATGGTGATGTAGAAATTGATCGTaacaaacatatacataaaaagaggaaactagctgagggaagagagaaaaccaTG CAGAGTTCAGACGACGAAGACTGTTCGGCAAAAGGCAGGAATCGTCACATCATAGTCAATAAAGCTGAGCTTGCTAACTCCATCGAAGTGCTGGATAGCTTTAAGCTAGCCAGGGAGAGCTGGGAGTTGCTCTACTCTCTGGAATTCCTTGACAAGG AATTTACAAGAATTTGTTTGGCATGGAAGACAGATACTTGGCTTTGGTTAAGAATCTTCCTCACCGATATGATCATCTATCAG GGTCAATATAAAAAAGCAATAGCCAGCCTGCATCATTTAGCAGCTCTCCAGGGATCACTTCCTCAGCCACAGATCACAGGACAGGGAACACTGGAGCATCAGAGGGCACTCATCCAGCTAGCAACTTGCCACTTTGCTCTAGGGGAGTACAGA ATGACATGTGAAAAAGTCCTTGATTTGATGTGCTACATGGTACTCCCCATTCAAGATGGAAGCAAATCACAAGAAGAACCCTCAAAAATAAAGCCCAAATTTAGAAAAG GTTCAGATCTGAAGCTGCTGCCTTGTACCAGCAAGGCTATCATGCCGTACTGCCTGCACTTAATGCTGGCTTGTTTTAAG CTCCGAGCTTTCACAGACAGCAGGGACGACATGGCCCTGGGGCATGTGATTGTCTTGCTTCAGCAAGAGTGGCCGCGGGGAGAGAATCTTTTCTTGAAAGCCGTCAATAAGATTTGCCAACAAGGAAATTTTCAATATGAGAATTTTTTCAATTATGTTACAA ATATCGATATGCTGGAGGAATTCGCCTACTTAAGAACTCAGGAAGGTGGGAAAATTCATCTGGAATTGCTACCCAATCAAGGAATGCTGATCAA GCCTTCTAGCCCTCCCATGGGGTTACTGCAGCAGGAATTCTTACCTGTGCTTCAGCCCAGCATACAGACTGCTGACAG
- the INTS10 gene encoding integrator complex subunit 10 isoform X3: MSAQGDCEFLVQRARELVQQDLWAAKAWLITARSLYPADFNIQYEMYTIERNAERTATAGRLLYDMFVNFPDQPVVWREISIITSALRNDSQDKQTQFLRSLFETLPGRVQCEMLLKVTEQCFNTLERSEMLLLLLRRFPETVVQHGVGLGEALLEAETIEEQESPVNCFRKLFVCDVLPLIINNHDVRLPANLLYKYLNKAAEFYINYVTRSTQIESQHQGTQEASDLMSPSKRSSQKYIIEGLTEKSSQIVDPWERLFKILNVVGMRCEWQMDKGRRSYGDILHRMKDLCRYMNNFDNEAHAKYKNQVVYSTMLVFFKNAFQYVNSIQPSLFQGPNAPSQVPLVLLEDVSNVYGDVEIDRNKHIHKKRKLAEGREKTMQSSDDEDCSAKGRNRHIIVNKAELANSIEVLDSFKLARESWELLYSLEFLDKEFTRICLAWKTDTWLWLRIFLTDMIIYQGQYKKAIASLHHLAALQGSLPQPQITGQGTLEHQRALIQLATCHFALGEYRMTCEKVLDLMCYMVLPIQDGSKSQEEPSKIKPKFRKGSDLKLLPCTSKAIMPYCLHLMLACFKLRAFTDSRDDMALGHVIVLLQQEWPRGENLFLKAVNKICQQGNFQYENFFNYVTNIDMLEEFAYLRTQEGGKIHLELLPNQGMLIKPSSPPMGLLQQEFLPVLQPSIQTADRHHTVTRGITKGVKEDFRLAMERQVSRCGENLMVVLHRFCINEKILLLQTLA; this comes from the exons ATGTCGGCCCAGGGTGACTGCGAGTTCCTGGTGCAGCGAGCCCGGGAGCTGGTGCAGCAGGACCTGTGGGCAGCCAAAGCGTGGCTCATCACGGCCCGCAGCCTCTACCCCGCCGACTTcaacatccag TACGAGATGTACACCATCGAGCGGAACGCCGAGAGGACTGCCACCGCCGGGAGATTGCTCTACGACAT gtttGTGAATTTCCCTGACCAGCCAGTGGTATGGAGAGAAATCAGCATTATTACATCAGCACTGAGGAACGATTCACAGGATAAACAAACCCAATTTTTAAGAA GTTTATTTGAAACTCTCCCTGGTCGAGTACAGTGCGAAATGTTACTAAAGGTTACGGAACAATGCTTCAACACATTGGAACGATCAGAAATGTTGCTTCTACTTTTGAGACGCTTCCCTGAAACAGTGGTGCAGCATGGG GTGGGCCTTGGGGAAGCATTATTAGAGGCTGAAACTATTGAAGAACAAGAATCTCCTGTTAACTGCTTTAGAAAATTATTTg TTTGTGATGTCCTTCCTCTAATAATTAACAACCATGATGTTCGATTGCCTGCCAATTTATTATATAAGTACTTAAACAAAGCAGCTGAATTTTATATCAATTATGTCACTAGGTCTACTCAAATAGAGAGTCAGCATCAAG GTACCCAGGAAGCATCTGATTTAATGTCACCTAGCAAACGGAGCTCTCAGAAGTATATAATAGAAGGGCTGACTGAAAAATCGTCCCAGATTGTGGACCCTTGGGAGaggttgtttaagattttaaatgttgTTGGAATGCGATGTGAATGGCAGATGGACAAAGGAAGACG AAGCTATGGTGATATTTTACACAGAATGAAGGATCTCTGCAGATACATGAACAATTTTGATAACGAAGCTCATGCAAAGTATAAAAACCAAGTGGTTTATTCCACTATGTTGGTCTTCTTTAAGAATGCATTCCAGTATGTCAACAGCATACAACCATCTCTATTCCAAG GTCCTAATGCCCCAAGCCAAGTGCCACTGGTTCTTCTTGAGGATGTGTCAAATGTGTATGGTGATGTAGAAATTGATCGTaacaaacatatacataaaaagaggaaactagctgagggaagagagaaaaccaTG CAGAGTTCAGACGACGAAGACTGTTCGGCAAAAGGCAGGAATCGTCACATCATAGTCAATAAAGCTGAGCTTGCTAACTCCATCGAAGTGCTGGATAGCTTTAAGCTAGCCAGGGAGAGCTGGGAGTTGCTCTACTCTCTGGAATTCCTTGACAAGG AATTTACAAGAATTTGTTTGGCATGGAAGACAGATACTTGGCTTTGGTTAAGAATCTTCCTCACCGATATGATCATCTATCAG GGTCAATATAAAAAAGCAATAGCCAGCCTGCATCATTTAGCAGCTCTCCAGGGATCACTTCCTCAGCCACAGATCACAGGACAGGGAACACTGGAGCATCAGAGGGCACTCATCCAGCTAGCAACTTGCCACTTTGCTCTAGGGGAGTACAGA ATGACATGTGAAAAAGTCCTTGATTTGATGTGCTACATGGTACTCCCCATTCAAGATGGAAGCAAATCACAAGAAGAACCCTCAAAAATAAAGCCCAAATTTAGAAAAG GTTCAGATCTGAAGCTGCTGCCTTGTACCAGCAAGGCTATCATGCCGTACTGCCTGCACTTAATGCTGGCTTGTTTTAAG CTCCGAGCTTTCACAGACAGCAGGGACGACATGGCCCTGGGGCATGTGATTGTCTTGCTTCAGCAAGAGTGGCCGCGGGGAGAGAATCTTTTCTTGAAAGCCGTCAATAAGATTTGCCAACAAGGAAATTTTCAATATGAGAATTTTTTCAATTATGTTACAA ATATCGATATGCTGGAGGAATTCGCCTACTTAAGAACTCAGGAAGGTGGGAAAATTCATCTGGAATTGCTACCCAATCAAGGAATGCTGATCAA GCCTTCTAGCCCTCCCATGGGGTTACTGCAGCAGGAATTCTTACCTGTGCTTCAGCCCAGCATACAGACTGCTGACAG
- the INTS10 gene encoding integrator complex subunit 10 isoform X10, with the protein MLLKVTEQCFNTLERSEMLLLLLRRFPETVVQHGVGLGEALLEAETIEEQESPVNCFRKLFVCDVLPLIINNHDVRLPANLLYKYLNKAAEFYINYVTRSTQIESQHQGTQEASDLMSPSKRSSQKYIIEGLTEKSSQIVDPWERLFKILNVVGMRCEWQMDKGRRSYGDILHRMKDLCRYMNNFDNEAHAKYKNQVVYSTMLVFFKNAFQYVNSIQPSLFQGPNAPSQVPLVLLEDVSNVYGDVEIDRNKHIHKKRKLAEGREKTMQSSDDEDCSAKGRNRHIIVNKAELANSIEVLDSFKLARESWELLYSLEFLDKEFTRICLAWKTDTWLWLRIFLTDMIIYQGQYKKAIASLHHLAALQGSLPQPQITGQGTLEHQRALIQLATCHFALGEYRMTCEKVLDLMCYMVLPIQDGSKSQEEPSKIKPKFRKGSDLKLLPCTSKAIMPYCLHLMLACFKLRAFTDSRDDMALGHVIVLLQQEWPRGENLFLKAVNKICQQGNFQYENFFNYVTNIDMLEEFAYLRTQEGGKIHLELLPNQGMLIKPSSPPMGLLQQEFLPVLQPSIQTADRHHTVTRGITKGVKEDFRLAMERQVSRCGENLMVVLHRFCINEKILLLQTLA; encoded by the exons ATGTTACTAAAGGTTACGGAACAATGCTTCAACACATTGGAACGATCAGAAATGTTGCTTCTACTTTTGAGACGCTTCCCTGAAACAGTGGTGCAGCATGGG GTGGGCCTTGGGGAAGCATTATTAGAGGCTGAAACTATTGAAGAACAAGAATCTCCTGTTAACTGCTTTAGAAAATTATTTg TTTGTGATGTCCTTCCTCTAATAATTAACAACCATGATGTTCGATTGCCTGCCAATTTATTATATAAGTACTTAAACAAAGCAGCTGAATTTTATATCAATTATGTCACTAGGTCTACTCAAATAGAGAGTCAGCATCAAG GTACCCAGGAAGCATCTGATTTAATGTCACCTAGCAAACGGAGCTCTCAGAAGTATATAATAGAAGGGCTGACTGAAAAATCGTCCCAGATTGTGGACCCTTGGGAGaggttgtttaagattttaaatgttgTTGGAATGCGATGTGAATGGCAGATGGACAAAGGAAGACG AAGCTATGGTGATATTTTACACAGAATGAAGGATCTCTGCAGATACATGAACAATTTTGATAACGAAGCTCATGCAAAGTATAAAAACCAAGTGGTTTATTCCACTATGTTGGTCTTCTTTAAGAATGCATTCCAGTATGTCAACAGCATACAACCATCTCTATTCCAAG GTCCTAATGCCCCAAGCCAAGTGCCACTGGTTCTTCTTGAGGATGTGTCAAATGTGTATGGTGATGTAGAAATTGATCGTaacaaacatatacataaaaagaggaaactagctgagggaagagagaaaaccaTG CAGAGTTCAGACGACGAAGACTGTTCGGCAAAAGGCAGGAATCGTCACATCATAGTCAATAAAGCTGAGCTTGCTAACTCCATCGAAGTGCTGGATAGCTTTAAGCTAGCCAGGGAGAGCTGGGAGTTGCTCTACTCTCTGGAATTCCTTGACAAGG AATTTACAAGAATTTGTTTGGCATGGAAGACAGATACTTGGCTTTGGTTAAGAATCTTCCTCACCGATATGATCATCTATCAG GGTCAATATAAAAAAGCAATAGCCAGCCTGCATCATTTAGCAGCTCTCCAGGGATCACTTCCTCAGCCACAGATCACAGGACAGGGAACACTGGAGCATCAGAGGGCACTCATCCAGCTAGCAACTTGCCACTTTGCTCTAGGGGAGTACAGA ATGACATGTGAAAAAGTCCTTGATTTGATGTGCTACATGGTACTCCCCATTCAAGATGGAAGCAAATCACAAGAAGAACCCTCAAAAATAAAGCCCAAATTTAGAAAAG GTTCAGATCTGAAGCTGCTGCCTTGTACCAGCAAGGCTATCATGCCGTACTGCCTGCACTTAATGCTGGCTTGTTTTAAG CTCCGAGCTTTCACAGACAGCAGGGACGACATGGCCCTGGGGCATGTGATTGTCTTGCTTCAGCAAGAGTGGCCGCGGGGAGAGAATCTTTTCTTGAAAGCCGTCAATAAGATTTGCCAACAAGGAAATTTTCAATATGAGAATTTTTTCAATTATGTTACAA ATATCGATATGCTGGAGGAATTCGCCTACTTAAGAACTCAGGAAGGTGGGAAAATTCATCTGGAATTGCTACCCAATCAAGGAATGCTGATCAA GCCTTCTAGCCCTCCCATGGGGTTACTGCAGCAGGAATTCTTACCTGTGCTTCAGCCCAGCATACAGACTGCTGACAG
- the INTS10 gene encoding integrator complex subunit 10 isoform X2, with amino-acid sequence MLGPGALRNQYEMYTIERNAERTATAGRLLYDMFVNFPDQPVVWREISIITSALRNDSQDKQTQFLRSLFETLPGRVQCEMLLKVTEQCFNTLERSEMLLLLLRRFPETVVQHGVGLGEALLEAETIEEQESPVNCFRKLFVCDVLPLIINNHDVRLPANLLYKYLNKAAEFYINYVTRSTQIESQHQGTQEASDLMSPSKRSSQKYIIEGLTEKSSQIVDPWERLFKILNVVGMRCEWQMDKGRRSYGDILHRMKDLCRYMNNFDNEAHAKYKNQVVYSTMLVFFKNAFQYVNSIQPSLFQGPNAPSQVPLVLLEDVSNVYGDVEIDRNKHIHKKRKLAEGREKTMSSDDEDCSAKGRNRHIIVNKAELANSIEVLDSFKLARESWELLYSLEFLDKEFTRICLAWKTDTWLWLRIFLTDMIIYQGQYKKAIASLHHLAALQGSLPQPQITGQGTLEHQRALIQLATCHFALGEYRMTCEKVLDLMCYMVLPIQDGSKSQEEPSKIKPKFRKGSDLKLLPCTSKAIMPYCLHLMLACFKLRAFTDSRDDMALGHVIVLLQQEWPRGENLFLKAVNKICQQGNFQYENFFNYVTNIDMLEEFAYLRTQEGGKIHLELLPNQGMLIKPSSPPMGLLQQEFLPVLQPSIQTADRHHTVTRGITKGVKEDFRLAMERQVSRCGENLMVVLHRFCINEKILLLQTLA; translated from the exons ATGCTAGGCCCCGGGGCCCTGCGTAACCAG TACGAGATGTACACCATCGAGCGGAACGCCGAGAGGACTGCCACCGCCGGGAGATTGCTCTACGACAT gtttGTGAATTTCCCTGACCAGCCAGTGGTATGGAGAGAAATCAGCATTATTACATCAGCACTGAGGAACGATTCACAGGATAAACAAACCCAATTTTTAAGAA GTTTATTTGAAACTCTCCCTGGTCGAGTACAGTGCGAAATGTTACTAAAGGTTACGGAACAATGCTTCAACACATTGGAACGATCAGAAATGTTGCTTCTACTTTTGAGACGCTTCCCTGAAACAGTGGTGCAGCATGGG GTGGGCCTTGGGGAAGCATTATTAGAGGCTGAAACTATTGAAGAACAAGAATCTCCTGTTAACTGCTTTAGAAAATTATTTg TTTGTGATGTCCTTCCTCTAATAATTAACAACCATGATGTTCGATTGCCTGCCAATTTATTATATAAGTACTTAAACAAAGCAGCTGAATTTTATATCAATTATGTCACTAGGTCTACTCAAATAGAGAGTCAGCATCAAG GTACCCAGGAAGCATCTGATTTAATGTCACCTAGCAAACGGAGCTCTCAGAAGTATATAATAGAAGGGCTGACTGAAAAATCGTCCCAGATTGTGGACCCTTGGGAGaggttgtttaagattttaaatgttgTTGGAATGCGATGTGAATGGCAGATGGACAAAGGAAGACG AAGCTATGGTGATATTTTACACAGAATGAAGGATCTCTGCAGATACATGAACAATTTTGATAACGAAGCTCATGCAAAGTATAAAAACCAAGTGGTTTATTCCACTATGTTGGTCTTCTTTAAGAATGCATTCCAGTATGTCAACAGCATACAACCATCTCTATTCCAAG GTCCTAATGCCCCAAGCCAAGTGCCACTGGTTCTTCTTGAGGATGTGTCAAATGTGTATGGTGATGTAGAAATTGATCGTaacaaacatatacataaaaagaggaaactagctgagggaagagagaaaaccaTG AGTTCAGACGACGAAGACTGTTCGGCAAAAGGCAGGAATCGTCACATCATAGTCAATAAAGCTGAGCTTGCTAACTCCATCGAAGTGCTGGATAGCTTTAAGCTAGCCAGGGAGAGCTGGGAGTTGCTCTACTCTCTGGAATTCCTTGACAAGG AATTTACAAGAATTTGTTTGGCATGGAAGACAGATACTTGGCTTTGGTTAAGAATCTTCCTCACCGATATGATCATCTATCAG GGTCAATATAAAAAAGCAATAGCCAGCCTGCATCATTTAGCAGCTCTCCAGGGATCACTTCCTCAGCCACAGATCACAGGACAGGGAACACTGGAGCATCAGAGGGCACTCATCCAGCTAGCAACTTGCCACTTTGCTCTAGGGGAGTACAGA ATGACATGTGAAAAAGTCCTTGATTTGATGTGCTACATGGTACTCCCCATTCAAGATGGAAGCAAATCACAAGAAGAACCCTCAAAAATAAAGCCCAAATTTAGAAAAG GTTCAGATCTGAAGCTGCTGCCTTGTACCAGCAAGGCTATCATGCCGTACTGCCTGCACTTAATGCTGGCTTGTTTTAAG CTCCGAGCTTTCACAGACAGCAGGGACGACATGGCCCTGGGGCATGTGATTGTCTTGCTTCAGCAAGAGTGGCCGCGGGGAGAGAATCTTTTCTTGAAAGCCGTCAATAAGATTTGCCAACAAGGAAATTTTCAATATGAGAATTTTTTCAATTATGTTACAA ATATCGATATGCTGGAGGAATTCGCCTACTTAAGAACTCAGGAAGGTGGGAAAATTCATCTGGAATTGCTACCCAATCAAGGAATGCTGATCAA GCCTTCTAGCCCTCCCATGGGGTTACTGCAGCAGGAATTCTTACCTGTGCTTCAGCCCAGCATACAGACTGCTGACAG